The following are from one region of the Streptomyces decoyicus genome:
- a CDS encoding DUF397 domain-containing protein: MREFDLSTAQWRKSSYSDGNGGSCVEVSDAHPGVVPVRDSKAPHGPALVFPATGWSTFIHAVKDGQFPAA, from the coding sequence ATGCGCGAGTTCGACCTGAGCACCGCCCAGTGGCGCAAGAGCAGCTACAGCGATGGCAACGGCGGCAGCTGCGTCGAGGTCTCCGACGCCCACCCCGGCGTCGTCCCCGTCCGCGACAGCAAAGCTCCCCACGGCCCCGCCCTGGTCTTCCCGGCCACCGGCTGGTCCACCTTCATCCACGCCGTCAAAGACGGTCAATTTCCGGCCGCCTGA
- a CDS encoding ATP-binding protein — MTSIPEALLWCLSAGTAAAVVLAALSIRARGQRAGLRTRLSAAEEQNSATLHSNTELSARLRATEAEIRHLAGTRLPDLTLALAHPHVPVPGLKDARFAGTETDHALSAVLEQVSDAITKERARVDAAAQSTLRGATTTIQALLYQLQTALQEMQHRYDDPSVAQDLLNADFLNEQALRRIQATGVVCGAWPGLTREDSYLAELVVGATSRLRGYERVQVSNQLRDPVAVVARAVEPIAITVTELLANALHHSHRELPVTITLQQGNRGASVIVDDYGVGMHDDEIKAAMELLSGDDSLLLTQLGDPPRSGFAAAGQLVRQYGFGVHVEPSPYGGVRAVVYIPGDPLLTVLDESTQPMSVMAPLPHRSGMPERSRSALPTGATTPPPAASAPAASPAPAAPSAASYEAPAQPAEGELPRRRRRKPVSELDESAERTDSLPPRSPEETGSRWAALQRGTESGRAAAQSEPPRSPEGNAQS; from the coding sequence ATGACATCCATACCGGAGGCGCTGTTGTGGTGCCTCAGCGCAGGTACGGCCGCCGCCGTGGTCCTGGCGGCGCTCTCGATCCGCGCGCGCGGACAGCGCGCCGGCCTGAGAACGCGCCTGTCCGCCGCTGAGGAACAGAACAGCGCCACGCTCCACAGCAATACGGAGCTGTCGGCCCGGCTGCGCGCCACCGAGGCCGAGATCCGGCACCTGGCCGGTACCAGGCTCCCCGACCTGACGCTGGCGCTGGCCCACCCCCATGTGCCGGTACCGGGTCTGAAGGACGCCCGGTTCGCCGGGACGGAGACCGACCACGCGCTGAGCGCCGTACTGGAGCAGGTCAGCGACGCGATCACCAAGGAGCGGGCGCGCGTCGACGCCGCCGCGCAGTCCACCCTCCGCGGCGCGACCACCACCATCCAGGCGCTGCTCTACCAGCTCCAGACGGCGCTTCAGGAGATGCAGCACCGCTACGACGACCCGAGCGTCGCCCAGGACCTGCTGAACGCCGACTTCCTCAACGAACAGGCGCTGCGGCGTATCCAGGCCACCGGTGTCGTCTGCGGCGCCTGGCCGGGGCTCACCCGGGAGGACTCCTACCTCGCCGAGCTGGTCGTCGGCGCCACCTCCCGGCTGCGCGGCTACGAGCGGGTGCAGGTCAGCAACCAGCTGCGCGACCCGGTCGCCGTGGTCGCGCGGGCCGTGGAGCCGATCGCGATCACCGTGACCGAGCTGCTGGCCAACGCGCTGCACCACTCGCACCGTGAACTGCCCGTCACCATCACCCTCCAGCAGGGCAACCGCGGCGCCTCGGTCATCGTCGACGACTACGGCGTCGGTATGCACGACGACGAGATCAAGGCCGCGATGGAGCTGCTGTCGGGTGACGACAGCCTGCTGCTCACCCAGCTCGGCGACCCGCCGCGGTCCGGGTTCGCGGCGGCCGGCCAGCTGGTGCGTCAGTACGGCTTCGGGGTGCATGTCGAGCCGTCGCCGTACGGCGGCGTCCGTGCGGTCGTGTACATCCCGGGTGACCCCCTTCTCACCGTCCTCGACGAGAGCACCCAGCCGATGTCCGTGATGGCCCCCCTGCCGCACCGTTCCGGGATGCCGGAGCGGTCCCGCTCCGCGCTGCCGACCGGCGCCACGACGCCGCCCCCGGCGGCCTCCGCACCCGCCGCGTCCCCCGCGCCCGCCGCGCCGTCCGCCGCCTCCTACGAGGCGCCCGCCCAGCCGGCCGAAGGCGAACTGCCGCGCCGGCGCCGCCGCAAGCCCGTCTCCGAACTCGACGAGAGTGCCGAGCGCACCGACTCGCTTCCCCCGCGCTCCCCGGAGGAGACCGGATCCCGTTGGGCCGCGCTCCAGCGCGGTACCGAATCCGGCCGGGCAGCCGCCCAGTCAGAACCCCCTCGCAGTCCCGAAGGGAACGCTCAGTCATGA
- a CDS encoding roadblock/LC7 domain-containing protein, with translation MNSPTRRRVAEDKSWVLAPLLELPHVIHAAVISGDGFIEGASPGLKRDSAEGVAAMMSALQGAGRAVTAAFAEKDDTRLRQTVIESDEGFVFAIPAGENTCLAVFAGPEVNMGVVAHHMQVQVTTLGNKVMNSRARDLGNPA, from the coding sequence ATGAACAGCCCCACCCGCCGCCGCGTCGCCGAGGACAAGTCCTGGGTGTTGGCGCCCCTCCTGGAGTTGCCGCATGTTATTCACGCAGCCGTCATCTCCGGCGATGGATTCATCGAGGGCGCCTCGCCGGGCCTCAAGCGTGACTCCGCCGAGGGTGTCGCCGCGATGATGTCCGCGCTCCAGGGCGCGGGACGTGCCGTGACCGCGGCGTTCGCCGAGAAGGACGACACCAGGCTGCGGCAGACCGTGATCGAGTCCGATGAGGGCTTCGTCTTCGCGATACCGGCCGGCGAGAACACCTGCCTCGCCGTCTTCGCCGGCCCGGAGGTGAACATGGGCGTCGTCGCCCACCACATGCAGGTCCAGGTGACGACCCTGGGCAACAAGGTCATGAACAGCCGGGCCCGGGACCTCGGTAACCCGGCATGA
- a CDS encoding DUF742 domain-containing protein, whose protein sequence is MTPRQSSGRRLVPAYLATGGRAQPSRNTLDRLTLLHGVGMPITSEVRPEEHRILELLEPGALSLAEVAAHLHLPVSVVKVLVADLVDAGRLHARVPIPEAEQFDRQILERVLDGLRSLKS, encoded by the coding sequence ATGACCCCGCGCCAGAGCAGCGGCAGGCGCCTCGTTCCGGCCTATCTGGCGACCGGGGGACGCGCCCAGCCCAGCCGCAACACGTTGGACCGGCTCACCCTGCTGCACGGCGTGGGGATGCCGATCACCAGTGAGGTACGCCCGGAGGAGCACCGCATCCTGGAGCTCCTGGAGCCCGGGGCGCTGTCTCTGGCGGAGGTCGCCGCCCACCTTCACCTGCCGGTGAGCGTGGTGAAGGTGCTGGTGGCCGACCTTGTCGATGCCGGGCGGCTGCACGCCCGTGTCCCCATTCCCGAAGCCGAGCAATTCGACCGACAGATCCTGGAGAGGGTTCTCGATGGACTCCGCTCTCTCAAGTCCTAG
- a CDS encoding GTP-binding protein: protein MYLSGENQTLVKLLVAGPFGVGKTTLIRALSETPPLHTEEVMTQTGAIVDDLAGVREKTTTTVAIDFGRLTLPGDLVLYLFGTPGQKRFRPLWQDIARGALGALVLADTRRLADSFEVMDIVEEAGLRYAVAVNTFPDAPQYDVEKLREALDLHPETPLVLCDARDREQSVDALIALVGHVLAHTPEENPNP, encoded by the coding sequence ATGTACCTCTCCGGCGAGAACCAGACACTGGTCAAGCTCCTGGTGGCGGGACCGTTCGGGGTCGGCAAGACCACGCTCATCCGTGCGCTGTCCGAAACCCCGCCGCTGCACACCGAAGAGGTCATGACCCAGACCGGCGCGATCGTCGACGATCTCGCCGGCGTCCGGGAGAAGACCACCACCACCGTCGCCATCGACTTCGGGCGGCTGACCCTGCCGGGGGACCTGGTGCTGTACCTGTTCGGCACCCCCGGGCAGAAACGGTTCCGTCCCCTGTGGCAGGACATCGCCCGCGGCGCACTGGGCGCCCTCGTCCTCGCCGACACCCGTCGGCTGGCGGACTCCTTCGAGGTGATGGACATCGTCGAGGAGGCCGGGCTGCGCTACGCGGTCGCGGTCAACACCTTCCCCGACGCGCCCCAGTACGACGTCGAAAAGCTGCGCGAGGCGCTCGATCTGCACCCCGAGACGCCGTTGGTGCTGTGTGACGCCCGCGACCGGGAGCAGTCCGTCGACGCGCTGATCGCGCTCGTCGGGCATGTCCTGGCCCACACCCCCGAGGAGAACCCGAACCCGTGA
- a CDS encoding cytochrome P450 family protein, producing MTSPHQPGAAPPPGCPAHAATPYQQAPAQPDAQTPVKLYGPDFAADPHRFYAELRQYGALAPVEIAPEVTAMLVTDYRAALDLLHDDATWSKDSREWMTTVPPDTPVMPMLMWRPNVFWTDGPAHVRYRDVIVDSFRLVEPHELRARVHHAADTLIQRFGAHGEVDLIADYARLIPLLMFNNLFGMPDSYSDRLIEAIAGMLDGTSPEEAAAANEAYTNYIMELVGSKKAERGLDLTSWFMDHPNALNDEELIHNIILTMGAGNEPLANLIGNALSRMLSDDRYYNTLSGGALTAHDAINEVLWNDPPLTNYSAHFPVRDVFFHGTWVRKGQLVMVSYAAANSQFDTGTPGSGGGSHLAWAAGPHACPVKRHALLIATTAIERLTAWLSDIELAVDARELQWRNGAFHRALAALPARFTPITPDQAGATPWHNRDSSPTSSTRSEATSTERQPASAH from the coding sequence GTGACTTCCCCGCACCAGCCGGGAGCCGCACCGCCACCGGGCTGCCCGGCGCACGCCGCCACCCCGTACCAGCAGGCACCGGCCCAGCCCGACGCACAGACGCCGGTGAAGCTCTACGGACCGGACTTCGCCGCCGACCCGCACCGCTTCTACGCCGAGTTGCGGCAGTACGGTGCGCTGGCGCCGGTCGAGATCGCGCCGGAGGTGACCGCGATGCTGGTCACCGACTACCGGGCGGCCCTCGACCTGCTGCACGACGACGCCACCTGGTCCAAGGACTCCCGGGAGTGGATGACGACCGTCCCGCCGGACACCCCGGTCATGCCGATGCTGATGTGGCGCCCCAACGTCTTCTGGACCGACGGGCCGGCGCACGTCCGCTACCGGGACGTCATCGTCGACAGCTTCCGGCTCGTCGAGCCGCACGAGCTGCGCGCCCGCGTGCACCACGCCGCGGACACCCTGATCCAGCGCTTCGGCGCGCACGGCGAGGTCGACCTGATCGCCGACTACGCGCGGCTGATCCCGCTGCTGATGTTCAACAACCTCTTCGGGATGCCCGACTCCTACAGCGACCGGCTCATCGAGGCCATCGCGGGGATGCTGGACGGCACCTCCCCCGAGGAGGCCGCGGCCGCCAACGAGGCGTACACCAACTACATCATGGAGCTGGTCGGCTCGAAGAAGGCCGAGCGGGGGCTGGACCTCACCTCCTGGTTCATGGACCACCCCAATGCGCTCAACGACGAGGAGCTGATCCACAACATCATCCTCACGATGGGCGCGGGCAACGAGCCGCTCGCCAACCTCATCGGCAACGCGCTGTCGCGGATGCTCTCCGACGACCGCTACTACAACACCCTCTCCGGCGGCGCGCTGACCGCGCACGACGCCATCAACGAGGTGCTGTGGAACGACCCGCCGCTGACCAACTACTCCGCGCACTTCCCGGTCCGTGACGTCTTCTTCCACGGCACCTGGGTGCGCAAGGGGCAGCTGGTGATGGTGTCGTACGCGGCCGCCAACAGCCAGTTCGACACCGGGACACCGGGCTCGGGCGGCGGTTCGCACCTCGCCTGGGCGGCCGGCCCGCACGCCTGCCCCGTGAAGCGGCATGCGCTGCTGATCGCCACCACCGCGATCGAGCGGCTCACCGCCTGGCTCTCCGACATCGAACTCGCCGTGGACGCCCGCGAGTTGCAGTGGCGCAACGGCGCCTTCCACCGGGCTCTGGCCGCGCTCCCGGCCCGTTTCACCCCGATCACCCCCGACCAGGCAGGAGCCACTCCATGGCACAACAGGGACAGCAGCCCTACGTCATCGACCCGGTCGGAAGCGACATCCACGGAGAGGCAGCCCGCCTCCGCGCACTAG
- a CDS encoding cytochrome P450 family protein: MAQQGQQPYVIDPVGSDIHGEAARLRALGPATRTELPGGIEAWSVTSHTLLKQLLTDDRVSKNPREHWPLWQREEIRSSWLQSWIGVTNMFTAYGADHRRLRKLIAPAFTARRTDAMLPRVEAITTALLDGLAAHPAGEPVDLRARFSHPLPMQVICELFGFPEGEQRAELARLVAAIMDTTATPEQAGATAAAVHALLSGLVAAKRENPADDLTSLLVSARDDEGERMTEQELLDTLLLVIGAGHETTVDLLGNAVHALLTHPEQLKMVRSGEVPWNDVIEETLRWAPSIAALPLRFAVADIDLPGGPTIRKGEAILPAYAAAGRDPEFHGEAAAEFDIRRTRQEHLAFGHGVHHCLGAPLARMEARIALPALFARFPDLQLAVPSGELEPTGGFISGGLRSLPVRLTSG; the protein is encoded by the coding sequence ATGGCACAACAGGGACAGCAGCCCTACGTCATCGACCCGGTCGGAAGCGACATCCACGGAGAGGCAGCCCGCCTCCGCGCACTAGGCCCGGCGACGCGGACCGAGCTCCCCGGCGGCATCGAGGCCTGGTCGGTCACCAGCCACACCCTCCTCAAGCAGCTGCTGACCGACGACCGGGTCTCCAAGAACCCGCGGGAGCACTGGCCCCTGTGGCAGCGCGAGGAGATCCGCAGCAGCTGGCTCCAGTCCTGGATCGGCGTCACGAACATGTTCACCGCGTACGGCGCCGACCACCGGCGGCTGCGCAAGCTGATCGCCCCGGCGTTCACGGCCCGCCGCACCGACGCCATGCTCCCGCGCGTGGAGGCCATCACCACGGCCCTCCTGGACGGCCTGGCCGCGCACCCCGCGGGCGAGCCCGTGGACCTGCGGGCCCGTTTCAGCCATCCGCTGCCCATGCAGGTCATCTGCGAGCTGTTCGGCTTCCCGGAGGGCGAGCAGCGCGCCGAACTCGCCCGCCTCGTCGCGGCCATCATGGACACCACGGCCACCCCGGAGCAGGCCGGTGCCACCGCCGCGGCCGTCCATGCGCTGCTGTCCGGCCTGGTCGCCGCCAAGCGCGAGAACCCGGCCGACGACCTGACGAGCCTCCTGGTCTCCGCGCGGGACGACGAGGGCGAGCGGATGACCGAGCAGGAGCTGCTCGACACCCTCCTCCTCGTCATCGGGGCCGGCCACGAGACCACCGTCGACCTCCTCGGAAACGCCGTGCACGCCCTGCTCACCCACCCCGAGCAGCTGAAGATGGTGCGGTCGGGCGAGGTGCCCTGGAACGACGTCATCGAGGAGACGCTGCGCTGGGCTCCCAGCATCGCCGCCCTCCCCCTCCGGTTCGCGGTGGCGGACATCGACCTCCCGGGCGGCCCCACCATCCGCAAGGGCGAGGCGATCCTCCCGGCGTACGCCGCGGCCGGCCGTGACCCCGAGTTCCACGGCGAGGCGGCAGCGGAATTCGACATCCGGCGCACCCGCCAGGAGCACCTCGCCTTCGGCCACGGCGTCCACCACTGCCTGGGCGCCCCGCTGGCCCGTATGGAGGCCCGGATCGCCCTCCCGGCCCTCTTCGCCCGCTTCCCGGATCTTCAACTGGCCGTGCCGTCGGGTGAGTTGGAGCCCACGGGAGGCTTCATATCGGGCGGCTTGCGCAGCCTGCCGGTGCGTCTGACGTCGGGCTGA
- a CDS encoding TerB family tellurite resistance protein — MHKMCVMGVRTSWRTVADGEFFCPDCGGDRNYLRRTGRRRLTLLGVPLLSRGAAGPVLECSACRGHFGPDALDHPTTVRFSAMLRDAVHTVTLALLAAGGTSSRAVRETAVDTVRAAGFADCSEDELLTLLAALAADTGRLTGTYDAVTGGHCGHQGLDPCGTALAIELHEALEPLAPHLAPAGRELLLLQGARIALADGSYTPAEREVLSTVGGALMLRPADTNRLLAAARTPS, encoded by the coding sequence ATGCACAAGATGTGTGTGATGGGCGTGCGCACGTCCTGGCGTACCGTCGCCGACGGCGAGTTCTTCTGCCCGGACTGCGGCGGGGACCGCAACTACCTCCGCAGGACCGGCCGTCGCCGCCTCACCCTCCTCGGCGTCCCGCTTCTCTCCCGCGGCGCCGCCGGCCCGGTCCTGGAGTGTTCCGCCTGCCGCGGCCACTTCGGCCCGGACGCCCTCGACCACCCGACCACCGTCCGTTTCTCCGCGATGCTCAGGGACGCCGTCCACACCGTCACCCTCGCGCTGCTGGCCGCCGGCGGCACCTCCTCCCGCGCGGTCCGTGAGACCGCCGTCGACACGGTCCGCGCGGCGGGCTTCGCGGACTGCTCCGAGGACGAACTGCTGACCCTGCTCGCCGCCCTCGCCGCCGACACCGGCCGGCTGACCGGCACCTACGACGCGGTGACCGGCGGCCACTGCGGCCACCAGGGCCTGGACCCGTGCGGCACCGCGCTGGCCATAGAGCTCCACGAGGCGCTGGAGCCGCTCGCCCCGCATCTCGCCCCCGCCGGCCGCGAACTGCTCCTCCTCCAGGGCGCGCGCATCGCTCTCGCCGACGGTTCCTACACGCCCGCGGAGCGCGAGGTGCTGAGCACGGTCGGCGGCGCGCTCATGCTCCGCCCCGCCGACACGAACCGGTTGCTGGCGGCGGCACGCACCCCGTCCTGA
- a CDS encoding SGNH/GDSL hydrolase family protein translates to MTRLRMPALSRLALAGAAALAVVASALAPATTAAPARAADRPEYVALGDSYSAGVFVRPWDAEDGCGRSYRNYPHQVAERFGYHLRDVTCGAAEVVDGILEPQPSDKILGPPTIPPEGGWPELPPQLEALSADTDFVTVGIGGNSLGFGSVLAKCLELGLTQPLKTKPCTDHYTGGGAGADWLQDRFDRLDADFGRMMTAIHAAAPHAEVAVVGYPAIVPDNSGCTFLHWNQLGSVKKGDMPWLDGVERRLNDLLHRHAGHQNATYVDTYGPSVGHGVCRSGETKWMYGIRDNLTGDGDQTDPPTELCNDIPGTGEACTLVHPNARGLDNQAREVAKVLQHGRSTPPGLLTPPQD, encoded by the coding sequence ATGACCAGACTTCGCATGCCCGCACTCTCCCGGCTGGCTCTGGCCGGAGCGGCCGCGCTTGCCGTGGTGGCGTCGGCCCTCGCGCCGGCGACGACCGCGGCACCGGCCCGGGCGGCCGACCGCCCGGAGTATGTCGCGCTCGGCGACTCGTACAGCGCCGGAGTGTTCGTCCGCCCCTGGGACGCCGAGGACGGCTGCGGCCGCTCGTACCGCAACTACCCCCACCAGGTTGCGGAGCGGTTCGGTTACCACCTCAGGGATGTGACCTGCGGAGCGGCCGAGGTCGTCGACGGGATCCTGGAGCCCCAACCGTCCGACAAGATCCTCGGGCCGCCGACGATCCCGCCCGAGGGAGGCTGGCCCGAGCTGCCCCCGCAGCTGGAAGCCCTGTCCGCGGACACCGACTTCGTCACCGTCGGCATCGGCGGCAACTCCCTCGGCTTCGGGTCCGTCCTGGCCAAGTGCCTCGAACTCGGGCTCACCCAGCCCCTGAAGACCAAGCCCTGTACCGACCACTACACCGGCGGCGGGGCGGGGGCGGACTGGCTACAGGACCGCTTCGACCGGCTCGACGCCGACTTCGGCCGCATGATGACGGCGATCCACGCGGCCGCGCCGCACGCCGAGGTCGCCGTCGTCGGCTATCCGGCCATCGTCCCGGACAACTCCGGCTGCACCTTCCTGCACTGGAACCAGCTCGGCAGCGTCAAGAAGGGCGATATGCCCTGGCTCGACGGGGTCGAACGGCGCCTGAACGACCTGCTGCACCGGCACGCAGGACACCAGAACGCGACCTATGTCGACACCTACGGGCCCAGCGTGGGCCACGGCGTCTGCCGGAGCGGCGAGACGAAGTGGATGTACGGGATCAGGGACAACCTCACCGGTGACGGCGACCAGACCGACCCGCCGACGGAACTGTGCAACGACATCCCCGGCACCGGCGAGGCCTGCACCCTGGTCCACCCCAACGCCCGCGGACTGGACAACCAGGCACGGGAAGTGGCCAAGGTCCTCCAGCACGGCCGGAGTACGCCCCCCGGGCTGTTGACGCCCCCGCAAGACTGA
- the leuA gene encoding 2-isopropylmalate synthase, which yields MTNPSTPAGHAVGRPTPVTNATQLQQPSGMPVHRYGRYESVDIPDRTWPDNRITVAPRWLSTDLRDGNQALIDPMSPARKREMFDLLVRMGYKEIEVGFPSSGETDFAFVRSIIEEGAIPEDVTISVLTQAREELIERTVESLRGAHRATVHLYNATAPTFRRVVFRGSKEQVKQIAVDGTRLVMEYADKILGDETIFGYQYSPEIFTDTELDFALEVCEAVCDVWQPEEGREIILNLPATVERSTPSTHADRFEWMSRHLTRREHVCLSVHPHNDRGTAVAAAELAIMAGADRIEGCLFGQGERTGNVDLVTLGMNLFSQGVDPQIDFSQIDEIRRTSEYCNQMEIHPRHPYAGDLVYTAFSGSHQDAIKKGFDAMEAEATAAGRTVDDIEWAVPYLPIDPKDVGRSYEAVIRVNSQSGKGGIAYVLKNDHKLDLPRRMQIEFSRIIQEKTDTEGGEITPTAIWSAFQDEYLPNPQNPWGRIQVKNGQTTTDKDGIDTLTVEAEVDGAETVLVGTGNGPISAFFHALQGIGVDARLLDYQEHTMSEGASALAASYIECAIGDKVLWGIGIDANTTRASLKAVVSAVNRAGR from the coding sequence ATGACGAATCCGTCGACCCCCGCAGGCCATGCCGTCGGCCGGCCCACCCCGGTCACCAACGCGACGCAGCTCCAGCAGCCCTCCGGGATGCCCGTCCACCGGTACGGCCGCTACGAATCCGTCGACATCCCCGACCGGACGTGGCCGGACAACCGCATCACCGTCGCGCCCCGCTGGCTGTCGACCGACCTGCGGGACGGCAACCAGGCGCTGATCGACCCGATGTCGCCGGCCCGCAAGCGCGAGATGTTCGATCTGCTGGTCCGCATGGGATACAAGGAGATCGAGGTCGGATTCCCGTCCTCCGGTGAGACGGACTTCGCGTTCGTCCGCTCGATCATCGAAGAGGGCGCGATCCCCGAGGACGTGACGATCTCCGTCCTGACGCAGGCCCGCGAGGAACTGATCGAGCGCACCGTCGAGTCGCTGCGCGGCGCCCACCGCGCCACGGTCCACCTGTACAACGCCACCGCGCCCACCTTCCGCCGGGTCGTCTTCCGCGGCTCGAAGGAGCAGGTCAAGCAGATCGCCGTGGACGGCACCCGGCTGGTCATGGAGTACGCCGACAAGATCCTGGGCGACGAGACGATCTTCGGCTACCAGTACAGCCCGGAGATCTTCACCGACACCGAGCTGGACTTCGCGCTGGAGGTCTGTGAGGCGGTGTGTGACGTCTGGCAGCCCGAGGAGGGCCGCGAGATCATCCTGAACCTGCCCGCCACCGTCGAGCGCTCCACGCCCTCCACGCACGCGGACCGCTTCGAGTGGATGTCGCGCCACCTGACCCGGCGCGAGCACGTATGCCTGTCCGTGCACCCGCACAACGACCGGGGCACCGCCGTCGCCGCCGCCGAGCTGGCGATCATGGCGGGCGCCGACCGTATCGAGGGCTGCCTGTTCGGGCAGGGCGAGCGCACCGGCAACGTCGACCTGGTGACGCTGGGCATGAACCTGTTCTCCCAGGGCGTCGACCCGCAGATCGACTTCTCGCAGATCGACGAGATCCGTCGCACGAGCGAGTACTGCAACCAGATGGAGATCCACCCGCGCCACCCCTACGCGGGCGATCTGGTCTACACCGCCTTCTCCGGCTCCCACCAGGACGCCATCAAGAAGGGCTTCGACGCCATGGAGGCCGAGGCCACCGCCGCCGGCAGGACCGTGGACGACATCGAGTGGGCGGTCCCGTACCTGCCCATCGACCCCAAGGACGTGGGCCGCTCCTACGAGGCCGTCATCCGCGTCAACTCGCAGTCCGGCAAGGGCGGTATCGCCTACGTCCTGAAGAACGACCACAAGCTGGACCTGCCGCGCCGGATGCAGATCGAGTTCTCCCGGATCATCCAGGAGAAGACCGACACCGAGGGCGGCGAGATCACGCCCACCGCCATCTGGTCGGCCTTCCAGGACGAGTACCTGCCCAACCCCCAGAACCCGTGGGGCCGCATCCAGGTCAAGAACGGCCAGACCACCACCGACAAGGACGGCATCGACACCCTCACCGTCGAGGCCGAGGTGGACGGTGCGGAGACGGTCCTGGTCGGCACCGGCAACGGCCCGATCTCCGCGTTCTTCCACGCGCTCCAGGGCATCGGCGTCGACGCGCGGCTGCTGGACTACCAGGAGCACACCATGAGCGAGGGCGCCTCCGCGCTGGCCGCCTCGTACATCGAGTGCGCGATCGGCGACAAGGTGCTGTGGGGCATCGGCATCGACGCCAACACCACGCGCGCCTCGCTGAAGGCCGTCGTCTCCGCCGTCAACCGCGCGGGTCGCTGA